TTCGCATACATGTATTAAGGTTTTGTATTACAAACTACCTTACCTCCTACTTCCTCAATTGAATAATCATACATAATGATTTATGTTGATTTGAGAAAATACAAAAACCTTAATTTGGAAGAGGAGGTTGAAGATCTACATGAGGGAGAGGGATGATTTTGAAACTTTGACTCCTTTAGCTTTGAAAATTGGTTTGGAAAGAAAACAGTTTGAGGGTGCTTTTCTTGAAAACTTGCTAGGTAAAAATTCTAGAGTTTGATTAAAATTGGCTATTCATAATACTTTCTTTCCCTAATTgaaataggttttaaaaattcatGTAGAATTATGACTAATTTAAAGCATgggctaaattttaaaaaaatagttacACTTTTATGGgtaaaaatgagaaaataaaatatattagctAGATGCGTATTAGGGGTTTCAAACTTAGGACTTAAGGGAGTGCTAAGGCTTTATCATCAAACCAGTAGACTTATTCTtatcaatttttaataaaaataatttttaaggcATACTAAATTCTCTTATCCtttgttttaaatatatatatatatatatatatatatatatatatttttatctctATTTCTTCTAGCCCTAATTTTAGGATGTGACATTAACCCTCGATTTTCCTTAAAACCAATAGATATTGTTTTCCCATtgtcaaattaaaaattaagattttGAGGATAATAAAATAGTTTATAACTAAATTTTCTACTGaattaaacaaatattttaaattagttgTTTTCAAAACCTCAATAACCCTGCTAGGCCATCTTGGTGGTCGATGTAACCTCCCCAACCCGACGTCTAGGTTGGGTTGGGGAGGTTACtgttgaaattaaaaagaaaataaatgaaagaggAGTGGCTTGAACCTTAGATCTTTAAGTATCTAAGGCATTAACTACTTAACCACCAAGCCTAATTCAtttcttaattaattatttcaactAGCCCCCTAAATTTTAGGGCATGACATAATGACTTTCTTCGGACTGGCACCATTGTCGATTTTGATCTAATCGGTGCAATTGAATGACTAGTCCaatttaagttttaaggtttttttataataattatatatttatatcggttttaatatttttatgatttcttATAAGTTTTAAGAATTTGTATAGTTTTTTATAaagttttaaatatgttttattagaGTCTGTCTGTTTACATATAAAAGGTCTTACGGAAAATGTTTTCTATATTTTCCTGTGTTTATTTCATAGAAAATAGTTTGGTCAACGGAAAATGACTTACAGGTCAAGGTAAAATAAACGATTTTTCCTGTAAAATGACTTACCCTTTTAAAAAGCGTAAGTCATTTTCGGAAAAGAGCTCATTtgtagataattttattttatttttataaaaattaacttaaatcaagcttaatattattatattgagaataaaatttatttttattttaaaaatatttaaaatattatatttttcaatattattaaacatacatatttaattatttatatttagtcatataataaattattaatataataaacataatttattattttaataaattatttaatatttcaattttattttaataataaattttaaaaataataattttaaataatattattcacatatcattaaaatattcaatattaatattttaataataaatatttattacaattataaatatattaataataaatttttgtagtataaaggttaaaatatgtcataagtctatgtacacTTCACTGATTTGTAATTTagtatttgtacttttattttcaagaatttagtccctttacttttaaaatttgaaaatttattgaCTTCGTTaaatttttgtcaattttgttgatgtcacatttttaaataaaaatactcacttagtagtcatgtaattaaaaataatattgtaatgaatctgaatttaacataatatttttaatatgtgcaaaaaaatgtaaaatataaaattttagataaaaataaattcaattaaacaatgaaaaataagaaaatctcaaatgtatgtttgtttaattgaaaacaacttttatgaaatatttttaagaaatctaccaaacaacaaaaaatattaaagttatgcagtaaaaagagtttaagttattaacaataatttaataataaatatgatatttaaaatacaattcatttaaataaataatataaagcaTAACTTCAAACAAATTGAAaaaagaataaatcaaatataataataaatttaaaatagttaATTAGAAGTGTGTTTGATAcactattaaaattttcatttcattgaaagcgaaaattttcaacatttaatattttgaatgtgtttgatagtcattttaattttttactttatataaaattttcaacaaaaaataTGTTGAATAAAATAAGTAGGTAGATTAGGTAACAATCTATGGTAAAGCCTTGCACTCTTTTCCCTACTTTTAGGTTTAAATCATGCCAAAATTCCcatttatttttggaaaaaaggATAAATTACCTTATAGCCCCTTAAAAGTTTGAAATCCTAACTATTTACTCCTCTTTCCTAATTacattaagattttattttatttttcattccaAAATAGAATTCCTAGCTCCCTCTTTTCTCTATATCTTCACCTTTTCTTTTCATCATATTTTTAGTCCATGGCTGAATTATTATTGACTTTCTCGAATCAAAGTTAATCTTCGTTAACTCGTTTATCTACTAGAATCGAAATTGTTATTAGAAACATTCCAAAACCTAACCAAGAATCGGTAAGTATGCCTCAATCCCGATGCTTAGATTTTGAATCTTTAAAGAATTCCTATCTAACGAGAATCTTGCAATCGATTTTAGGATattgaaatatgaatattaattaattatgcatgaactttgatttttataaaaagTTTAAACTATCGgaaatagtgattcgagatcactaaatccgatgagtaagttgaaaatttaataaattaatacctatgagtcaagtgtgattataaaattattattttttaattagtgaattttgtgatttaaaataattaattaggtaaatcgggttgaaaacaaggtatcgagaccttggaTTCATAAACCGaatcataaatattttataaatatttatggagtataaatatttttataaatatttatggagtgttattaagttcattttaaagttttgttataaaattttaacgtttggttagtcaattaattaaaaggactaaattgaaaatagtgaaaaaatttggtaaagtgattaaatagcttaagtgaataataaggagggatttaaaaggaaatcaGACCCAAATTATATGGGTTGGACggtttgggcaagaaaatcagcaaaaaagacaaggagaaacaagggcaaaattggaaattttgcaaattaaacatataaaataaagacaaaattgaaaaatctagagatatcatcattttttcTTCAGAAAAAATGCCATGGGAGGTCTTAAagttgctggtttttcatattttgacatatgtgagttcaaattttactttttcttagtaatttttatgtttttgtgacttttacaattaggtccaactatctaattcattagtttttgattttatgggtgactttaaaagttaccatgaataagtgttgtatgattatggtgaatTATTATGGAAGTGaagttcttattttattttatgatgattttattgagtaattttaatagaaattgattttatgacctaattgtgaaaaagttgtgaattaaggtttggtgctgaaattatgattttcaaAGATTTTTTAGTAGcttataatgaataaataaagtgttaattgagaaaaattagctcaattgatgggttaattgagcagggactaaattgtaaaacatataaaatttgtgaaaaaGTGTAATTTCGGAATTAAAGGGTATAAACTATGGAGTAGAGTAAAATTCAAATGAATTCtaataaatgaatgattttacaattatagatcaagaacccgaAGTGAATCGTAGAAAAGAGAAAATAGCCGATTAGTCCTTGAACTTGTATGACTTTTGCGAATttgcccaggtaagttcatatggctgaacttgtatattaatttttaatatgagAATGATGTAATGTGTTATTTCAGATATTTGCTATTGAATTGTTAATATCGAGaaaatgtgaaaattgaattgGAAGTTCAAATTGCgaaaaaacgcaggattgagtacgctTGTGTTGTGaggtgtgatgaattgacggataagaccatggttgttccatggaaaaatgtgaaacgtaggtatggtatttccatACTGAGTTATGATACGTAGGCATGGTATTTTCTATACTGAGttatgaaatgtaggtatggtatttccatACCGAGCTATGATACATAGGTATGGTATTTtccataccgagttgtgaaacgtaggtatggtattttccatactgagttgtgaaacgtaggtatggtattttccATGAGGAAAACCATACCCAGTTGTGAATTGTGGCATTAAGCAAACGACGTACTCAAATCTGTAAGACGTTCTCTGGTTTGACAAGTGATAGTAAGTGACAATTGAAATTACGTGCTGAAATCTAATTTGATGTTTGAAATTGAGCTCAATAAAATGAATTCATCGTGTGAAATAGTGAATGGCAGGAGATATGTGTATAATACTTGTTTATTGAATTGCTATGGtattttggtaagatttatgttatgagcctatgaacttactaagcttacataAGCTTACTCCTGTgtgtttaatgttctttgtagaaTGGCGTGGGGTCGACTGATCGAATCAACACATCAGGGCACACTATCTAGATTACTTCGGTAAATTTTATTATGCATCttaaggtttatatggcatgtatagggtttaattGAAAGGAAGTGAATGtattataaacttagttatcaacatttttcactaaaacagttttggacagcaacattagtccaactttgaaaaatcaccaaaaatttttgaaattgacttagaggttgaataaaatatgaaattaaagcctattgagtctagttttacatataaGAAATGGTGTAATCaaattcatattatgagatatttgaatttttgtgagacaaggtcagaatgatttcgggttcccctattatgactttgtaaaatcataatcaattgaagaaaaataattaggggcttaaatttatattcttaaatccttaatgagtctgttttcaaaagaatcaaatgagaacattatccgaattctgtatgaggaaataattaatattagtgaagaggggtcggaactaTCTGACAacgaaataggggtgactttgaagaataaactgtatttattggcttaaccaaaaattctgaaaattttatggtaaggagatatatgagtctagtttcagggaaaattaacagaacttaatttggagttctgtagctcaagatataaataatttagtaactatgactcaagtggacagttttACTATGAACAGTAAATATCAAGCATTATCTGAAAATATTCTGAAATTtctgataatgctccgtaaccttattccaGTGTCGGATACGGGTTAGTGGTGTTATATTATCACTTTTCCGCTTCTAATTTATAAATAAGTATTGAGTAGTAAATAAATCGATTTTTTTGATAACCTGTTAATTTTCTGAAAATAGACTAAGTTTTcttcaataataaataaatgttctAAAATAACTGTTTTAAAAACTACGATCGTACTAGGCCATCTCGGTGGCTGATGTAATCTCCCAAATTTGGgtctaacgtctaggccgagttggggaggttacatttggtggtattagagctacaaaTTTACAACACTCGGACTGTGAAAATTTAAACAAGTTTGCATGCATGTCATAGAAAGGGGTATTTTGAGAAAAACCATGTCAAAACTTTTGAAAAATCGATTTTCTATAGGAAATTAAATCCGAGACTCCGATGTCGGTCCTACTTTAGTTACTGATACTTTTGGGAAACTTTAGATGAATTGTGATTGTTAGACTGTAAATACTCAGGAAATAGCTaatgcttaattttttaaaaagaaaagaatatataaaaaattcataaaaaattttaaaaaaaaatgaagtacACACGGATTGCCATGCAGGCtgctatgtttaaaattttagttagtattttcggtaaaaaaattaattcaactaTTTTTAAAAGGTTTTAAAAGGTTGATGGTCAAATTTGACTCTTTTTTAAAAGATTGATGgccaaatttaataaataaaaaataaaaaccaaatagAAATTTAAGGCtaaatttcacattaaatcaaGAATTAAATAAGAGCTCTATATGGACGTACATGCCACTCGTATAGAATTAGTTAAGCAATTAATGTTAGCCCCAACGTACATGCAACCTATATTGCTTGCATTGATATCGAattttctctcatcttcttctctATAAAAGTAGACTGACACAGCCGCTGATGAACATCAACCCCAGTCTGAAATTCGTATAAGCAGGTCTGGTTAAGTAATTCAAACAAAATGGCCAATCGATCGTGCTTATTGTATGCGTTTGTTTTACTTGTTGCATTTCAATCCTCTATGATTATGTCCAATACTGTTATTCATACACCTCAATGCAGACCAGTAGCAGCTTCCTCCAGGGATAAGATCTTATTCTCTATTAACTTGCTCATATATAAAGCAGAATTTTTTCTTCGTGCTTCAGTTGGTGTTGGAATCAATGGTATATCACCAGGTCTGGTCCAAGGTCCTGTCCCCATTGGAGGCACCCTTGCCAATATCACTAACTCCGCCCGTAGGATTATTGAGGAACTTGGTTTAGCAACCGTTGGCCATCTCAGGTTCCGACCCTTTCATACTTTCCATAATCATTTGGTTAATATATGCTCCAAGTCCCTATACTCTTCATTCATTTGAAATATAGTCCCTTTACTTGTCTTTCCAAGTTCATTACAATGTTTTCTATCTGTTACATGGTATCAAATAGGGGCGAATCTGACCGGGTAAGCAAGGCCGTGACCtcctaaaaaaaggaaaaattgctTTTTAAGTCCCCTCatgaatgataaaattaaaatttaatttatagtaaaattacactttggccatcaaaaaatgaaaaaaaaattctatttagtcctttttaaaaagatgaaatcataaattaatatatgataaaattatattctgATCACTCaaaaatttattattcaattctGCCCCTAAAAAAATTTCTAGATTTGCCTTTGCTATTAAGTGAGTATTTTtcttatttcaaaatatcacactatcaaatttaaTGAAAGAATTTTAACGATGCTAACAATTAGATCTGAGTTTTTAAATCTAAAAaaagtaaagagactaaattctaaatgcaTGAAGATTACTTGGACTTGGAGTATATGTTAATGTGATGCTTTTTATTAAACTTTAAGAAATGGAATAAATGTTTGGGTAAACTATAACATTAGCCACTAAACTATGGGTAAGTTTTCGTTTAaatcattgaactattcaaaaaaaattatttaagttactagattgttaagtttttttttaagaaaaataaaagttccaCAAGTGAGTTCCAAGCAACAATTTGATGATCGCTATGGTGGATCAGTGCCCATCAACGAGTAAAAGAATATAACTTAGATTCAAATCAATTTGACAGACAATGTCAAAGATCGGAGAAAAAAATGTTTGAATTTTGGTTTGCATATTCATGGCATCCAAACCTATttcatgaaaaagaaattgaactgTAAAAGAGAAGGAGAAAGAGAGCTTTCGATGGGGCAGGCAATGCGAATAGAGAAAGCTATTAGCATAGATTTTTATAGCccagtaacttaaataaaaacttttgaatagtttagtgacctaattataactttttttaagttaattgaccaaaatgaaaacttaCCCAGTGACTAATGTAGTTTACATGTTTTAATGAAATTGATCTTTGCAGGGCTATCAAGCAAGTACTTCGGAGCAATCTTCCACTTCCAGGACCACAGTTGGATCTTAGTGCACAAGTATTTGCTGGATTTGTGAACCTGGGTTTCAATGTCTCTACTTTGTCTCCTCCATTCAATATTTACGCCAACACTCCCAGCTTTGTGCTGGCAGCGGAAGCTATTTCTGCATTTACAGTACAATATTACGCCGGAATTATACCTTCGATTGTAGGCGACGAGCAACGACAGGTGACTACTTTTTCCTCCTTTCATTCTTTTGAATCTAATCTCGAATCATTGTcttcattatttttcttatttagctGGTGGCTGGAATCGGGCTCAACGAGGCAGCAGCATTTGGAGTTCTCCGAACAATACTTAACGATGGGGTCAATTCAACAGTGCCGCCATACACATTCACAATGGCGGAACTCACCAACCGTACTTCAGAAGTGGTTAATCGACTTGGGGGGTGCGGTGTGAAGGATGAAGGTTTGATTGTGCCATTCCACCTCGGAGCAGAGAATCGAACTACCAGTAACGTGGTACCGGGGGATGTCAATTCCCTTGCACATGCACGGTTTGAACGGGAGATTTTGAGGATCGTTTTTGGAACCGGCAACGCCACCATGCCTGGTGGATTATATCCAGATGGTTTCATTGGGGCACTTTATCAACTCATTCTTAACCTAAACCTTAGCTAATTAAGAGGTTTTGAAGCATTGATGATGATAATTATATTGGAGAAACACTAGGTTCTATCATAAATTAAAACCATTGCATGTTATGAAGAAACACATGCATGCACTATATATGTCGTCGTATGTTAGTTCCAACTTGGAACATTAATCAAATAATAGAGCATTGGGATTATGTGATTCAGCCCTATTTCGCCTCATATTTTTGCACATTATAACAAAACTGCATGCCTTAAAGGTCTCCAACTTTCcaagtaaaaacaaaaattacagtacataaaaggaaaag
This window of the Gossypium arboreum isolate Shixiya-1 chromosome 12, ASM2569848v2, whole genome shotgun sequence genome carries:
- the LOC108455330 gene encoding ferritin-like catalase Nec2; the protein is MANRSCLLYAFVLLVAFQSSMIMSNTVIHTPQCRPVAASSRDKILFSINLLIYKAEFFLRASVGVGINGISPGLVQGPVPIGGTLANITNSARRIIEELGLATVGHLRAIKQVLRSNLPLPGPQLDLSAQVFAGFVNLGFNVSTLSPPFNIYANTPSFVLAAEAISAFTVQYYAGIIPSIVGDEQRQLVAGIGLNEAAAFGVLRTILNDGVNSTVPPYTFTMAELTNRTSEVVNRLGGCGVKDEGLIVPFHLGAENRTTSNVVPGDVNSLAHARFEREILRIVFGTGNATMPGGLYPDGFIGALYQLILNLNLS